The proteins below come from a single Microbacterium sp. SLBN-154 genomic window:
- a CDS encoding methionine synthase has protein sequence MTRQSQTRLLPTSTAGSLPKPSWLAQSETLWSPWKLTGEELADGKRDALRLSLVDQLEAGLDIVGDGEQTRQHFVTTFIENLLGVDFENRTVVRIRDRYDAAVPQVVGTVSRAAPVFVDDARFLREHTDRPIKWALPGPMTMVDTLFDAHYGSREKLAWEFAGILNEEAKDLAAAGVDIVQFDEPAFTVFHEEANDWGIAALERAAECLSCERAVHICYGYGIEANTNWKKTLGSEWRQYEATLPILQRSSIDILSLERHNSRVPVDLMELARGKKLMIGAIDVATSTIETPDEVAATLRAVLPFVDADKLYPSTNCGMAPLASTVARGKLAALCAGAEIVRSEITDAAGTPFASSGAVRSDE, from the coding sequence ATGACAAGACAATCCCAGACGAGGCTTCTTCCCACATCCACCGCGGGCAGCCTGCCGAAGCCGTCGTGGCTCGCGCAGTCCGAGACGCTGTGGTCGCCGTGGAAGCTGACCGGTGAAGAGCTCGCCGACGGCAAGCGCGATGCGCTCCGGCTGTCGCTCGTCGATCAGCTCGAGGCCGGCCTCGACATCGTGGGTGACGGCGAGCAGACGCGGCAGCATTTCGTCACCACCTTCATCGAGAATCTCCTCGGCGTGGATTTCGAGAACCGGACCGTGGTGCGTATTCGCGATCGCTACGACGCAGCGGTCCCGCAGGTCGTCGGAACCGTGTCGCGCGCTGCGCCGGTGTTCGTCGATGATGCCCGGTTCCTCCGCGAGCACACCGACCGCCCCATCAAGTGGGCTCTGCCTGGCCCGATGACAATGGTCGACACCCTTTTCGACGCGCACTATGGCAGCAGAGAGAAGCTCGCGTGGGAATTCGCCGGAATCCTGAACGAGGAGGCGAAGGACCTCGCGGCCGCAGGGGTCGACATCGTGCAGTTCGACGAACCCGCATTCACCGTCTTCCACGAGGAGGCCAACGACTGGGGGATCGCGGCACTGGAGCGCGCCGCCGAGTGTCTCTCGTGCGAGCGAGCCGTCCACATCTGTTACGGATACGGCATCGAGGCCAATACGAACTGGAAGAAGACCCTTGGATCGGAGTGGCGTCAGTACGAGGCGACGCTGCCGATCCTGCAGCGGTCGAGTATCGACATCCTGTCGTTGGAACGGCATAACTCCCGGGTGCCGGTCGATCTGATGGAACTGGCCCGCGGGAAAAAGCTCATGATCGGCGCGATCGACGTCGCGACAAGCACCATCGAAACACCCGATGAGGTTGCCGCGACCCTCCGGGCGGTGCTGCCCTTCGTCGACGCGGACAAGCTCTATCCCTCAACCAACTGCGGCATGGCGCCGCTGGCATCCACGGTCGCACGGGGAAAGCTCGCTGCATTGTGCGCGGGGGCGGAGATCGTCCGGTCCGAGATCACGGATGCCGCGGGCACACCGTTCGCGTCATCCGGCGCCGTGCGCTCCGACGAATGA
- a CDS encoding putative oxygenase MesX has product MSVVSPVAPRPAAVSEPAVSDEDCPVGLSFRIDRTRFDETYVPPSGTRLTTNYANLARGERRQENLRNVLEMIDARFNDLADWDNPDRDRYTVELEIISVGVSLAAAGDAAREAASDTTAFPLIEMLQTTIVDRTLGRRIPGVVGNNLSSYVRDYDFSILLPRVSGETAEVSLPEDFGQVHGNLFRAFLASDAYAHAFDTAPVVCLSVSSTKTYHRTDNHHPILGVEYRQDEYSFTDRYFAKMGLGVRYFMPPGGAAPLAFYFRGDLLSDYGILPLIATVSTMETFQKIYRPEIYNANAAAGSRYRPRLEHTDYSMTQITYDRDERARLALEQGRFIDDVLINPHGERLQRWSERQSAHRGDPEERR; this is encoded by the coding sequence ATGAGTGTTGTCTCCCCGGTCGCTCCCCGACCTGCTGCGGTGTCGGAGCCGGCCGTGTCCGATGAGGACTGTCCCGTCGGTCTGTCATTCCGCATCGACCGCACCCGGTTCGATGAGACCTACGTGCCGCCGAGCGGCACCCGATTGACGACCAACTACGCCAATCTGGCTCGCGGCGAGCGTCGTCAGGAGAATCTGCGCAATGTCCTCGAGATGATCGACGCGCGCTTCAACGACCTTGCCGACTGGGACAATCCCGACCGCGATCGGTACACCGTCGAACTGGAGATCATCTCGGTGGGCGTTTCGCTCGCGGCCGCCGGTGACGCGGCCCGGGAGGCCGCTTCGGACACCACAGCCTTCCCGCTCATCGAAATGCTCCAGACGACGATCGTCGACCGCACGCTCGGCCGGCGGATCCCGGGCGTCGTGGGGAACAACCTCTCGTCGTACGTCCGCGACTACGACTTCAGCATCCTCCTTCCCCGCGTGAGCGGGGAAACCGCGGAAGTGTCCCTGCCCGAGGACTTCGGGCAGGTGCACGGTAACCTCTTCCGCGCTTTCCTGGCGTCGGACGCCTACGCCCACGCGTTCGACACCGCTCCCGTCGTGTGCCTGAGCGTATCCAGCACGAAGACCTATCACCGGACCGATAACCACCACCCCATCCTGGGTGTGGAGTACCGGCAGGACGAGTACTCGTTCACCGATCGCTACTTCGCCAAGATGGGCCTGGGTGTGCGCTACTTCATGCCCCCCGGAGGTGCGGCCCCGCTCGCGTTCTACTTCCGCGGCGACCTGCTGAGCGACTACGGCATCCTTCCTCTCATCGCGACGGTGAGCACCATGGAGACGTTCCAGAAGATCTACCGTCCCGAGATCTACAACGCCAATGCCGCCGCGGGCTCGCGATACCGTCCCAGGCTCGAGCACACCGACTACTCGATGACGCAGATCACCTACGACAGGGACGAGCGCGCGCGCCTCGCACTCGAGCAGGGACGCTTCATTGACGACGTGCTCATCAACCCGCACGGGGAGAGGCTGCAGCGGTGGTCGGAACGGCAGTCCGCTCATCGCGGCGATCCGGAGGAAAGACGATGA
- a CDS encoding sulfurtransferase, protein MPLLITPHELVSELKAGRSVRLLDVRWRLNLPEGRPGYVSGHLPGAVYVDLEQELADPGHPEIGRYPLPRHADLQNSARRWGIRDGDLVVAYDDNDAVSAARAWWLLRHRGLDVRVLDGGIRAWVAAGLLVERGDVLPPRGDIDLPDLDPGVATIEDAARAPGTGYLVDVRSPEHYRGQSSRIDEAGHIPGAVNIPTVSHIAPDGTLRTAEQIRATVAAASIDPTAEITLYCGTGIASAHSALALARAGIDTRIYVGSWSQWTLSSDRPIAVGPTPSATLRGW, encoded by the coding sequence ATGCCGTTACTGATCACCCCGCACGAGCTCGTCTCCGAGCTCAAGGCGGGGCGCAGCGTGCGGCTGCTGGACGTGCGGTGGCGTCTGAACCTTCCGGAGGGAAGACCCGGCTACGTCTCGGGTCATCTCCCCGGCGCCGTCTATGTCGACCTGGAGCAAGAACTGGCCGACCCCGGCCATCCGGAGATCGGGCGGTACCCCTTGCCGCGTCACGCCGACCTCCAGAACTCCGCTCGGCGCTGGGGCATCCGAGACGGCGACCTCGTCGTCGCATACGACGACAACGACGCGGTGTCGGCGGCGCGGGCGTGGTGGCTCCTGCGCCACCGAGGGCTGGATGTGCGGGTCCTCGACGGAGGCATCCGCGCGTGGGTGGCCGCCGGCCTTCTGGTCGAGCGGGGCGATGTCCTGCCGCCCCGGGGCGACATCGATCTGCCCGATCTTGACCCCGGGGTGGCGACGATCGAGGATGCCGCTCGTGCGCCTGGCACGGGATATCTCGTCGACGTTCGCTCCCCGGAGCATTACCGAGGGCAGTCGAGCCGGATCGACGAGGCGGGCCATATCCCGGGCGCGGTGAACATCCCCACCGTCTCTCATATCGCACCTGATGGGACGCTCCGCACAGCCGAGCAGATCCGCGCGACGGTCGCCGCAGCATCCATCGATCCGACCGCCGAGATCACCCTGTACTGCGGCACCGGGATCGCGTCGGCGCATTCGGCTCTCGCCCTCGCCCGCGCCGGGATCGACACGCGCATCTACGTCGGATCGTGGAGTCAGTGGACCCTCTCCTCCGACCGGCCGATCGCGGTCGGGCCCACACCGTCCGCGACTCTCCGCGGATGGTGA
- a CDS encoding NADPH-dependent FMN reductase has protein sequence MVSILALVGNPQAHSRTRLIAEDLARSLADQLGGHVEDTIDLADVADELFRFPSARVDHLLARAADADLVIVASPTYKASYTGLLKAFLDRYPANGLADVVAIPLMTVASDAHALAVEHTLRPLLVELGASLPTRGISFPVAEIDTRVAVHAKWVENEHRHLSRAIGRH, from the coding sequence ATGGTGTCGATTCTCGCCCTCGTCGGCAATCCGCAGGCGCACTCGCGCACGCGCCTGATCGCTGAGGACCTCGCTCGTTCGTTGGCTGACCAGCTCGGGGGTCATGTCGAGGACACGATCGACCTCGCCGACGTCGCGGATGAGCTGTTCCGGTTCCCGTCCGCACGCGTCGATCACCTGCTCGCCAGGGCTGCCGACGCAGATCTCGTGATCGTCGCCAGCCCGACCTACAAGGCGAGCTACACGGGCCTGCTCAAAGCCTTCCTGGATCGGTACCCGGCGAATGGGCTCGCAGATGTCGTCGCGATCCCGCTCATGACAGTAGCCAGCGATGCGCATGCCCTTGCCGTCGAGCACACGCTGCGCCCGCTCCTCGTCGAACTGGGGGCGTCTTTACCCACGCGCGGAATCTCGTTCCCCGTGGCCGAGATCGACACCCGCGTCGCCGTGCACGCGAAGTGGGTCGAGAACGAGCACCGACACCTTTCGCGCGCGATCGGCCGTCACTGA
- a CDS encoding O-acetylhomoserine aminocarboxypropyltransferase/cysteine synthase family protein — protein sequence MPVDGLGFATRQIHAGAEPDTSHGARATPIYLTAGFVFDDFDQANERFAQADDGYSYSRAGNPTSAAVERRIADLEGGADALLVGSGQAAVSTAVLALVGAGDHIVSSNSIYEGSRELFRDNFARLGITTSFVGDANDPAAWEAAIRPETRVLFAESIPNPKNDILDIRAVATVAQRHGIPLIIDNTLATPYLLRPIEHGADIVVHSASKFLAGHGTVLGGVIVDAGRIDWAQTDGRYPHLANDPGPDGRTFADRFGRAAFSAYARSVVALRQGPSPSPFTAFLLLQGIETLSLRVQRHSESAKRIAEWLEEHPAVESVDYSGLASNPYRALAETYLPRGQGSVFAFTLRGGRDAAKTFTNSVRLFTRMTHLGDVRSLALHPASTTHVNRTEEERIAAGIGQGLLRVSIGLEDVEDLIADLDRALAAVQAADLLERAGIA from the coding sequence ATGCCGGTTGACGGGCTCGGGTTCGCAACCCGGCAGATTCACGCCGGCGCGGAGCCCGACACCTCCCACGGCGCGCGCGCGACACCGATCTACCTGACCGCCGGATTCGTGTTCGACGACTTCGATCAGGCCAACGAACGGTTCGCCCAGGCCGATGACGGCTACAGCTACTCACGGGCGGGCAACCCGACGAGCGCGGCGGTCGAGCGGCGCATCGCCGACCTCGAGGGCGGCGCGGATGCGCTTCTCGTCGGGAGCGGCCAAGCCGCGGTCTCCACCGCGGTGCTCGCCCTCGTCGGCGCGGGCGACCACATCGTGTCGTCGAACAGCATCTACGAAGGGTCGCGCGAGCTCTTTCGCGACAACTTCGCCCGACTGGGGATCACGACCTCTTTCGTCGGTGACGCGAATGACCCGGCTGCGTGGGAGGCGGCCATCCGCCCTGAGACACGAGTGCTGTTCGCGGAGTCGATCCCGAATCCGAAGAACGACATCCTCGACATCCGCGCCGTCGCCACCGTCGCCCAGCGCCACGGCATCCCGTTGATCATCGACAACACCCTCGCCACTCCCTACCTTCTGCGGCCGATCGAGCATGGTGCGGACATCGTGGTGCACTCTGCGAGCAAGTTCCTCGCCGGCCACGGCACGGTTCTCGGAGGGGTCATCGTCGACGCGGGCAGGATCGACTGGGCGCAGACCGACGGCCGCTATCCGCACCTTGCGAATGACCCGGGCCCCGACGGGCGCACGTTCGCGGACCGTTTCGGTCGCGCCGCGTTCTCGGCGTATGCGAGGTCGGTCGTCGCGCTGCGGCAGGGGCCTTCACCGTCGCCCTTCACCGCGTTCCTGCTTCTGCAGGGCATCGAGACGCTGTCGCTGCGCGTGCAGCGGCATTCCGAGTCCGCCAAGCGCATCGCCGAGTGGCTCGAGGAGCACCCCGCTGTGGAGTCCGTCGACTACAGCGGACTCGCATCCAACCCCTACCGGGCCTTGGCCGAGACGTACCTCCCCCGCGGGCAGGGCTCGGTGTTCGCCTTCACCCTGCGGGGCGGAAGGGATGCCGCTAAGACGTTCACGAACTCCGTGCGACTGTTCACTCGGATGACGCACCTCGGCGATGTCCGGTCGCTTGCGCTCCACCCCGCCTCGACGACGCACGTCAACCGCACGGAAGAGGAGCGGATCGCCGCGGGCATTGGGCAGGGACTCCTGCGGGTTTCGATCGGCCTGGAGGACGTCGAAGACCTGATAGCGGATCTGGACCGCGCATTGGCTGCGGTTCAGGCTGCCGATCTCCTCGAGCGCGCGGGGATTGCATGA